The sequence TACTGCTTCCGCATGGCCTCGATCTCGGCCATCAGCTTGTCGTTGGGCGAAGCGAACAGCCACCACTGCGACTTCGGGTACTCCTCGAGCACCGCACGGGTGATCTTGGTGTCCTTCTTGAAGCCCTTGGGACCTGCGATGCCCTGCCGCCCTTCGAGCAGTTCGGCAAGACGGTTGTAGACGTTGCGGTCCAGGATCGCCTGCTCGTCGTCGCGGTCCTTGGCCAGACGCTCGATCTCCTCCCGTTCGATCGCCAGCGCACGCTCGTCCTTGTCGACGCCGTGACGGTTGAACACGCGCACTTCCACGATCGTGCCCTGCACGCCCGGAGGAACGCGCAGCGAGGTGTCGCGGACGTCGGAAGCCTTCTCGCCGAAGATGGCGCGCAGGAGCTTTTCTTCCGGCGTCATCGGGCTTTCGCCCTTCGGCGTGATCTTGCCGACCAGGATGTCGCCGGCGCGCACTTCCGCACCGATGTAGACGATACCGGCTTCGTCGAGGTTCTTCAGCGCTTCTTCCGAGACGTTCGGAATGTCGCGGGTGATTTCCTCAGGTCCGAGCTTGGTGTCGCGGGCCATCACTTCGAACTCCTCGATGTGGATCGAGGTGAAGACGTCTTCCTTCACGATCCGCTCCGAGAGCAGGATCGAGTCTTCGAAGTTGTAGCCGTTCCACGGCATGAACGCGACCAGCACGTTGCGGCCCAGAGCGAGCTCGCCGAGATCGGTCGAGGGACCGTCGGCGATGATGTCGCCCTTCTTGACGACGTCGCCGACCTTCACCAGCGGACGCTGGTTGATGCAGGTCGACTGGTTGGAGCGCTGGTACTTCATCAGACGGTAGATATCGACGCCCGACTTGGTCGGATCGAGATCTTCCGTGGCGCGGATGACGACGCGGGTCGCGTCGATCTGGTCGATCACGCCCGATCGGCGCGCCGCGATCGCGGCACCCGAGTCGCGCGCAACCACGCCTTCCATGCCGGTGCCGACGAACGGCGCCTCGGCGCGAACCAGCGGCACCGCCTGGCGCTGCATGTTCGAACCCATCAGCGCGCGGTTGGCGTCGTCGTTCTCGAGGAACGGGATCAGCGCCGCGGCCACCGAAACGAGCTGCTTCGGCGACACGTCCATGTAGTCGACCTTGTCGGGCGTCACCGGCAAGACTTCGCCGGCGTGACGGCACACCACGAGGTCTTCGGTGAAGCGGCCCTTCGGATCGAGCGGCACGTTGGCCTGCGCGACCGTGTAACGGCCCTCCTCCATCGCCGAGAGGTACACGACCTCGTCGGTGACGCGGCCGTCCTTGACCTTGCGGTACGGCGTCTCGACGAAGCCGTACTTGTTCACGCGCGCGAAGGTCGCGAGCGAGTTGATCAGACCGATGTTCGGACCTTCCGGCGTCTCGATCGGGCAGATGCGGCCGTAGTGCGTCGGATGCACGTCGCGCACCTCGAAGCCGGCGCGCTCGCGGGTCAGGCCGCCCGGTCCAAGCGCCGACAGGCGGCGCTTGTGGGTGATCTCGCTGAGCGGGTTGGTCTGGTCCATGAACTGCGAGAGCTGCGAGGAGCCGAAGAACTCGCGCACGGCGGCGGCCGCCGGCTTGGCGTTGATCAGGTCCTGCGGCATGACCGTGTCGATATCGACCGAGGACATGCGCTCCTTGATCGCGCGCTCCATGCGCAGGAGGCCGATGCGATACTGGTTCTCCATGAGCTCGCCGACCGAGCGCACACGGCGATTGCCGAGATGGTCGATGTCGTCGATCTCGCCCTTGCCGTCGCGCAGGTCCACCAGCGTCTTGATGACGGAGAGGATGTCTTCCTTGCGCAGCGTGCGCTGGGTGTCGGGCGCATCGAGGTCGAGGCGCATGTTCATCTTGACGCGGCCGACCGCGGAGAGGTCGTAGCGTTCGGCGTCGAAGAACAGCGACTGGAACATGGCCTGTGCCGATTCCAGCGTCGGCGGCTCGCCCGGACGCATCACGCGGTAGATGTCAAACAGCGCGTCCTCACGCGTCATGTTCTTGTCGGCCGAGAGCGTGTTGCGGATGTAGGGGCCGACATTGACGTGGTCGATGTCGAGCAGCGGCAGTTCCTTGTAGCCCTGCTCGTTGAGCGCCTTCATCAGCTTGTCGGTGATCTCCTCACCGGCCTCGGCGTGGATCTCGCCGGTCTTCGGGTTGACGAGGTCCTCGGCGACGTAATTGCCGACCAGTTCCTCATCGGCCATGCGCAGCGCCTTCAGCCCCTTCTCCTGGAGTTGGCGGGCGGCACGGACGGTGAGCTTCTTGCCGGCCTCGAGCACGACCTTGCCGGTGTCGGCGTCGATCAGATCGTTGACGGTCGAGTAGCCGCGGAAACGATTGGCGTCGAACGGAACGCGCCAGCCTTCCTTGGTCCGCTTGTAGAGTATCTTCTTGTAGAACGTGGACAGGATCGCCTCGCCGTCGAGGCCGAGCGCGAACATCAGCGACGTCACCGGAATCTTGCGACGACGGTCGATACGCGCATAGACGATGTCCTTGGCGTCGAACTCGATGTCGAGCCAGGAACCGCGATACGGGATCACGCGGGCGGCGAACAGCAGCTTGCCCGACGAATGGGTCTTGCCCTTGTCGTGGTCGAAGAACACGCCCGGCGACCGGTGCATCTGCGAGACGATGACGCGCTCGGTGCCGTTGACGATGAAGGTGCCGTTCATCGTCATGAGCGGGATGTCGCCCATGTAGACGTCCTGCTCCTTGATGTCCTTCACCGACTTCGCGCCGGTTTCCTCGTCGATATCGAACACGATGAGGCGCAGAGTCACCTTGAGGGGTGCCGCGAAGGTCATGCCGCGCTGGCGGCACTCGTCAACGTCGTATTTGGGCTGCTCGAACTCGTAGCGGACGAATTCCAGCATCGAGGTGCCCGAGAAGTCGGAGATCGGAAACACCGAGCGGAACACCGCCTGCAGACCCTCGTCGAGACGGCCGCCCTGGGGTTCGTCGACCATCAGGAACTGGTCATAAGACGCCTTCTGAACCTCGATGAGGTTCGGCATCTCGGCGACTTCCTTGATGTGTCCGAAGAACTTGCGAACGCGTTTGCGACCGGTGAATGTCTGCTGCGCCATCGTGGCCTCTCATTTCGTCGCCCGCTCTGGGCGAACCGTCCGGAACGCGGCTGCCACCGCTCCCCGGGTTGAATTTTTCGAACCCGCCTTGGGGGCCGGAAGCTCAGTTTCAGGCTGGGAATGTCCTGAATCTGTTCTTCAGACCTTCAAAACGCAAAACGACGCGCGGGGCGCAGAAGCGCGCCCGCCCGTCACAACGATCGTCTTCACGGACTGCAAAAGCCCGAAATAGCCTGCTCTCCCAACGGCTTACAGGGAAATCCGGCATCCCTGCCCACCGCGCTTTCGTGCTGCCGACCCGATATGGGGCGACAATAATGGAGATTCGAGGGGTAAACCCTCAAATCCCCACACTTTTTCGTGTTCGGCCTGCGTCGGGACGTTCCGTCGCACGCCTTTTGCATTCCGGCCCCCGAGCCTTCGATCGTCCTGGCCGGGTTTGACCCGGCCATCCACGATCTTGGGACGAGATCCCGGGTCTCGCTCCGCGAGCCCGGGATATTGCTGAAGTAACTTGCGTTACTTGAGCTCGACCTTGGCGCCAGCCTTCTCGATTTGGGCCTTGATCTTCTCGGCTTCTTCCTTGTTCACGCCTTCCTTGAGCGGCTTCGGAGCACCCTCGACGAGGTCCTTTGCTTCCTTCAGGCCGAGACCGGTGATGGCGCGGACTTCCTTGATGACCTCGATCTTCTTGTCGCCGGCAGCGGCGAGAACGACCGTGAACTCGGTCTTCTCTTCCGCCGGAGCGGCGGCAGCGCCACCACCGGCCGGGCCGGCCACGGCGACGGCCGCAGCAGCCGAAACGCCCCACTTCTCTTCGAGAAGCTTCGCGAGTTCGGCAGCCTCGAGCACGGTGAGGCTCGAGAGGTCGTCAACGATCTTCTGCAAGTCAGCCATTGTTCAGTTTCCTTACGTGTAAGTCTGGTTCGGGTTTGAGTTTTGCGAAGGGCGTCAGGCCGCTTCGCCCTTTGAGGCATGAGCCTGGATGACGCGCGCGAGCTTGCCCGCGGGCGCATTGGCGAGCTGGGCCAGCTTGGTCGCCGGGGCCACGATGAGGCCGACGATCTTGCCGCGCAGTTCGTCAAGCGACGGCAGCGAGGCAAGTGCCTTCACGCCGTCGACATTCAGGACGGTCGTGCCCATCGAACCGCCGATGATGACGAACTTTTCGTTCGCCTTGGCGAATTCGACGGCGACCTTTGGCGCCGCCACCGGATCGTTGGAAGTCGCGATCACGGTCGGCCCCTTCAGCATGGGGCCGATGGCAACGACGTCAGTGCCATCAAGAGCAATTTTGGCGAGACGGTTCTTCGAGACCTTCACCGAGGCGCCAGCCTGCTTCATCTGCATACGCAGCTTCTGCATCTGGGCAACGGTGAGGCCGGAATATTGAGCAACGATCGCGACGCCCGTGGTCTTGAAGACCTCATTGAGCTGTTCGACCGCCTCTTTTTTTGCCGCTCGTTCCACAGCAAGCTCTCTCCGGTTGGCGGTCATCGCGAGAAGCGGGACCGCCGGGTTGCACCCATCGTCCCGCCCAAACCTGAACCTCCGGGCCAAAACCCATCGGACACGCCGGGCGAGGACGACAATTCAAGCCTGCCCTCCGGGAGCCACGAAGGCCCACGGCGTGTCGAGGTCCGAACCAGACCCGTTCCGCGAAGCCAGCCGTTAAAGCTGGATGCGAAGTGAAATCCGGTCTTCACCCGTCTATGCAGGCCATGCAATTAAGCCGTTGAGAAATCGAAATTTCCTGCGGGCGCCTGCAGTCTTGGACAGGACAAGGTCAGCCGGCGAACCGCCCGACCTCTGCCCGCACTCCACCAACTGACGGGTTTTCCTTCCTTTTTCGGGCAAATCCTCGCGGACGTCCTGAAAGGAATGATTTCCTGTCGTCGGGTTTTCGGAATGCGTGCACGAACGCGCCAGCCGAGGCCGGTACGTCCGGAAGCGGTTCTTTAACCGCTCTCTGCCTGCTTGCCAAGAGCAAAATTCACACCAGTTCCAATCCGTTGGCGCGGGCGCTTGACCCGAGCCGATAGGGACTGGTTCAGACCCATTTAACCGCATAAGGCAGCGGCTTGCCCTCGAAGAACGCGGTCAGGTTCGCCAAGACGCAGTTTTGCATGGCGACGTGCGATTCGAGGGTGTGGCCGCCGATATGCGGGGCGAACACCACGTTCGGGAGCGCGGTCAGCGCATCGGGAGCGTGCGGTTCCTTCTCGAAGACATCGAGGCCGGCCCCCGCAATGGTCTTGTCGGTGAGGGCCGCGATCAGGGCCTTCTGGTCGATCACCGAGCCCCGCGAGATGTTGACGACGTAGCCGTCTGCGCC comes from Bradyrhizobium sp. CCGE-LA001 and encodes:
- the rpoB gene encoding DNA-directed RNA polymerase subunit beta; the encoded protein is MAQQTFTGRKRVRKFFGHIKEVAEMPNLIEVQKASYDQFLMVDEPQGGRLDEGLQAVFRSVFPISDFSGTSMLEFVRYEFEQPKYDVDECRQRGMTFAAPLKVTLRLIVFDIDEETGAKSVKDIKEQDVYMGDIPLMTMNGTFIVNGTERVIVSQMHRSPGVFFDHDKGKTHSSGKLLFAARVIPYRGSWLDIEFDAKDIVYARIDRRRKIPVTSLMFALGLDGEAILSTFYKKILYKRTKEGWRVPFDANRFRGYSTVNDLIDADTGKVVLEAGKKLTVRAARQLQEKGLKALRMADEELVGNYVAEDLVNPKTGEIHAEAGEEITDKLMKALNEQGYKELPLLDIDHVNVGPYIRNTLSADKNMTREDALFDIYRVMRPGEPPTLESAQAMFQSLFFDAERYDLSAVGRVKMNMRLDLDAPDTQRTLRKEDILSVIKTLVDLRDGKGEIDDIDHLGNRRVRSVGELMENQYRIGLLRMERAIKERMSSVDIDTVMPQDLINAKPAAAAVREFFGSSQLSQFMDQTNPLSEITHKRRLSALGPGGLTRERAGFEVRDVHPTHYGRICPIETPEGPNIGLINSLATFARVNKYGFVETPYRKVKDGRVTDEVVYLSAMEEGRYTVAQANVPLDPKGRFTEDLVVCRHAGEVLPVTPDKVDYMDVSPKQLVSVAAALIPFLENDDANRALMGSNMQRQAVPLVRAEAPFVGTGMEGVVARDSGAAIAARRSGVIDQIDATRVVIRATEDLDPTKSGVDIYRLMKYQRSNQSTCINQRPLVKVGDVVKKGDIIADGPSTDLGELALGRNVLVAFMPWNGYNFEDSILLSERIVKEDVFTSIHIEEFEVMARDTKLGPEEITRDIPNVSEEALKNLDEAGIVYIGAEVRAGDILVGKITPKGESPMTPEEKLLRAIFGEKASDVRDTSLRVPPGVQGTIVEVRVFNRHGVDKDERALAIEREEIERLAKDRDDEQAILDRNVYNRLAELLEGRQGIAGPKGFKKDTKITRAVLEEYPKSQWWLFASPNDKLMAEIEAMRKQYDESKKGLEQRFLDKVEKLQRGDELPPGVMKMVKVFVAVKRKIQPGDKMAGRHGNKGVVSKIVPIEDMPFLEDGTHADIVLNPLGVPSRMNVGQILETHLGWACAGLGKRIGQTVDAYLSKQDIKPLKETLKKVYGEDETIKSLNDNELIELGHNLSRGVPIATPVFDGAKEADIEEMLKLAGLDASGQSTVYDGRTGDPFDRKVTVGYIYMLKLHHLVDDKIHARSIGPYSLVTQQPLGGKAQFGGQRFGEMEVWALEAYGAAYTLQEMLTVKSDDVAGRTKVYEAIVRGDDTFEAGIPESFNVLVKEMRSLGLNVDLHNSKMGPAPTSEAAE
- the rplL gene encoding 50S ribosomal protein L7/L12; its protein translation is MADLQKIVDDLSSLTVLEAAELAKLLEEKWGVSAAAAVAVAGPAGGGAAAAPAEEKTEFTVVLAAAGDKKIEVIKEVRAITGLGLKEAKDLVEGAPKPLKEGVNKEEAEKIKAQIEKAGAKVELK
- the rplJ gene encoding 50S ribosomal protein L10, giving the protein MERAAKKEAVEQLNEVFKTTGVAIVAQYSGLTVAQMQKLRMQMKQAGASVKVSKNRLAKIALDGTDVVAIGPMLKGPTVIATSNDPVAAPKVAVEFAKANEKFVIIGGSMGTTVLNVDGVKALASLPSLDELRGKIVGLIVAPATKLAQLANAPAGKLARVIQAHASKGEAA